A single Haloglycomyces albus DSM 45210 DNA region contains:
- a CDS encoding FtsK/SpoIIIE domain-containing protein, with protein sequence MPSLRAHLSHALGAFSVIPDRLKALDNLSNHRSVPVEPRLVEDEDRLAREAESIVERLKSDPHRLPVGTFRAHSGSSIPALIPFGSHGHLALDRDARDDGVAAVVRDVLLHVLDRSQPGDVRVLGVDIATLGSTFAPLTALREVGAIEQVGTDVASLGSILEAAERHVADRISGKRADRLILAVASTGEVPRTQLSRLEALARSGREHGVSIVAAGYPELPHSTRLECDGECLRVSNPPGEAWTTAEVHAVPVTPNPVPSTDYVRSEAQRLADRIKAAGLLTFADLIPPQPERLDPAQGLEVRIGRDMTGDVYLNFDDLTPHWLIGGRTGGGKTVFLLDVLYGLASHYRPSDLALFLLDFKEGVSFSEFIPTGHDDSYIPHARAVGVESDREYGLAVLSALSEEMVRRSQVMKRHGVSGFAGLRQYEAYPRIVCVADEFQVLLAGNDRVAQQAVALLETIARKGRSYGVHLVLASQTLAGIESLWAKKDSIFGQFPMRIALPGARTILEPDNTAAQGIGLGQVVVNTDGGVKGADRVVRFPNSDDERMKTLRQRLNEQYDDSRPPRVFYGYKPIHLSDTLPGERAGRRFPLGRHVDIGLSVAAPDITGAPGRNLALLGSDVKLGETLEAVVAAVAERQRIAVVDVTGRARVPGNVERWDGDRWREFIDDPHDDQLVAVFGADAVSWDRKQLAALRDLMRRGPERGIHLLGWWRVFRRYLDDVGGASGREDCAVNLVGNIPGSEIAGHFGQQFQHWAPREGRALLIDRHSDDHAGRLIVPFTRAEDDSVPQPPSQLEADDSERNPL encoded by the coding sequence GTGCCGAGTCTTCGCGCTCACCTGAGTCACGCCCTCGGAGCCTTCAGTGTCATACCGGACCGACTGAAGGCGCTGGACAACCTGTCGAATCACCGGTCCGTTCCCGTCGAACCACGTTTGGTGGAAGACGAGGACCGCTTGGCGCGGGAAGCGGAATCCATAGTAGAGAGACTGAAATCCGACCCGCATCGTCTCCCCGTCGGAACGTTCCGAGCGCACAGCGGATCGAGTATTCCCGCCTTGATTCCCTTCGGGTCTCACGGACATCTGGCCTTGGATCGGGACGCCAGAGACGACGGCGTCGCGGCGGTGGTGCGCGACGTCCTCCTGCACGTGCTCGACCGGTCGCAGCCGGGGGATGTGCGTGTCCTCGGCGTCGACATCGCCACCTTGGGCTCCACTTTCGCGCCCTTGACCGCTCTACGGGAGGTCGGGGCGATCGAACAGGTCGGTACGGACGTCGCTTCGTTGGGGTCGATTTTGGAGGCCGCTGAGCGGCACGTGGCCGACCGTATCAGCGGAAAACGTGCGGACCGACTGATATTGGCGGTGGCGTCCACCGGCGAGGTGCCACGCACGCAGTTGTCGCGCCTGGAGGCTCTGGCCCGCTCGGGCCGCGAACACGGTGTGAGCATCGTTGCCGCCGGGTATCCCGAACTGCCCCACTCCACCCGTCTGGAATGCGACGGGGAGTGTCTGCGGGTGTCCAATCCGCCGGGAGAGGCCTGGACGACCGCCGAGGTTCACGCCGTGCCCGTCACACCGAATCCGGTTCCCTCCACCGATTACGTACGCTCCGAGGCGCAGCGCTTGGCCGATCGCATTAAGGCGGCCGGCCTGTTGACCTTCGCCGATTTGATTCCCCCGCAGCCGGAGCGCCTCGACCCCGCGCAGGGGCTGGAGGTTCGTATCGGTCGCGACATGACCGGCGACGTGTATCTGAACTTCGACGACCTCACCCCGCACTGGCTGATCGGAGGACGAACGGGAGGCGGTAAGACGGTCTTCCTGCTTGACGTCCTCTATGGACTCGCGTCACATTACCGTCCGTCCGACCTGGCGTTGTTCCTGCTGGACTTCAAGGAAGGCGTGTCATTCAGCGAATTCATCCCCACCGGACACGACGACAGCTACATCCCGCACGCCCGAGCGGTCGGGGTGGAATCGGACCGCGAATACGGGCTGGCGGTCCTGTCGGCGTTGTCGGAGGAAATGGTGCGCCGCAGCCAAGTCATGAAACGTCACGGTGTATCCGGGTTCGCCGGGCTACGGCAGTACGAAGCCTATCCCCGCATCGTGTGTGTGGCCGACGAGTTTCAAGTACTGCTGGCGGGCAATGACCGCGTCGCGCAACAGGCCGTCGCGCTTTTGGAGACCATCGCCCGCAAGGGGCGTTCCTACGGTGTGCACCTGGTTCTCGCCTCGCAGACCTTGGCGGGCATCGAATCTCTCTGGGCCAAGAAGGATTCCATCTTCGGCCAGTTCCCCATGCGTATTGCCCTGCCGGGGGCCCGCACGATCCTGGAGCCGGACAACACCGCCGCGCAGGGCATCGGGCTCGGTCAGGTGGTCGTCAACACCGACGGGGGCGTCAAAGGCGCCGACCGCGTCGTGCGGTTCCCCAACTCCGACGACGAGCGAATGAAGACCCTGCGACAACGCTTGAACGAACAGTACGACGACTCCCGTCCGCCGCGAGTGTTCTACGGCTATAAACCCATCCATCTGTCGGATACTCTGCCCGGCGAGCGCGCGGGCCGACGTTTCCCCTTGGGACGACACGTCGACATCGGTTTGAGTGTGGCCGCTCCCGACATCACCGGCGCTCCGGGCCGCAATCTCGCCCTCCTCGGCTCGGACGTGAAGCTCGGCGAGACCTTGGAGGCGGTTGTCGCCGCGGTGGCCGAGCGGCAGCGGATTGCGGTGGTGGACGTGACCGGTCGCGCGCGGGTACCCGGGAACGTGGAGCGTTGGGACGGAGATCGTTGGCGGGAGTTCATTGATGACCCGCACGACGATCAGCTCGTCGCCGTCTTCGGTGCCGACGCGGTGAGCTGGGACCGTAAGCAATTGGCCGCGTTGCGGGATCTGATGCGGCGCGGGCCCGAACGTGGGATTCATCTGCTCGGCTGGTGGCGGGTGTTCCGGCGGTATCTGGACGATGTCGGTGGTGCGTCGGGGCGCGAGGATTGCGCGGTGAATCTGGTGGGGAACATTCCCGGCAGCGAGATCGCCGGGCATTTCGGGCAACAGTTTCAGCACTGGGCTCCACGTGAGGGGCGTGCCTTGCTGATCGACCGGCATTCCGATGACCATGCGGGACGGTTGATCGTGCCGTTTACTCGGGCCGAGGATGATTCGGTTCCACAGCCGCCCAGTCAGCTCGAGGCCGACGATAGCGAGAGGAATCCATTGTGA
- a CDS encoding TetR/AcrR family transcriptional regulator, producing the protein MEEDRIGRRNGSRRRREILDVAVRLFAQHGYYGVSMDDIGAAANITGPALYHHFKDGKEQMLAEALVPVSERMLDGGKRCVSTADRDPRQTLEALVDYHVSFAVESPEIIIVHLQELDRLPESTRREVRKLQREYVEQWVNVLVDLHIGMKPEEARVLAHGAFGLMNSTPYQAVGEQVSARDIVTLLKEATLSALLHGYGSNTD; encoded by the coding sequence ATGGAAGAGGATCGTATCGGTCGCCGCAACGGGTCTCGTCGCCGGCGCGAAATACTTGACGTGGCGGTGCGACTGTTCGCTCAGCACGGATACTACGGGGTGTCGATGGACGACATCGGTGCCGCGGCGAACATTACCGGTCCCGCTCTGTACCACCACTTCAAGGACGGCAAGGAACAGATGCTGGCCGAAGCGTTGGTACCGGTCAGCGAACGCATGCTGGACGGCGGTAAGCGGTGCGTCTCCACGGCGGATCGAGATCCGCGTCAGACCTTGGAGGCCCTGGTGGACTACCACGTCTCCTTTGCCGTCGAATCACCCGAAATCATCATCGTGCACCTCCAGGAATTGGACCGCTTGCCCGAATCCACGCGCCGGGAAGTCCGTAAACTTCAGCGCGAATACGTGGAACAGTGGGTGAACGTCCTGGTGGATCTGCATATCGGGATGAAACCGGAGGAAGCCCGCGTGCTCGCGCACGGAGCGTTCGGTCTGATGAACTCCACTCCTTACCAGGCGGTGGGCGAACAGGTTTCCGCCCGGGACATCGTCACGCTGTTGAAGGAGGCGACGTTGTCCGCCCTCCTGCACGGATACGGCTCAAACACCGACTAA
- a CDS encoding VOC family protein, translated as MLQLTDFIIDCPDPMKLATFYSKVTGFEIVERSDDFWASIRIGDMELAFYRVDEYHRPSWPDDEHPKQFHIDFEVDEFEPEHRRVIDLGATFHKSFVADSGFGWKVYTDPVGHPFCLCRNNWSAVSS; from the coding sequence ATGTTGCAATTGACCGATTTCATCATCGACTGCCCGGACCCGATGAAGCTGGCGACCTTCTATTCCAAGGTGACCGGCTTCGAGATCGTCGAGCGCAGTGACGACTTTTGGGCCAGCATCCGGATTGGGGACATGGAGCTGGCGTTCTATCGCGTGGACGAATACCATCGCCCCAGCTGGCCCGATGATGAGCACCCCAAACAGTTCCACATTGACTTTGAAGTCGATGAGTTTGAGCCGGAGCATCGTCGTGTGATCGATCTCGGTGCGACGTTCCATAAGAGTTTCGTCGCAGACAGCGGCTTTGGCTGGAAGGTGTACACCGACCCGGTCGGTCATCCCTTCTGCCTGTGCCGCAATAACTGGTCCGCGGTGTCGTCCTAG
- a CDS encoding DUF3995 domain-containing protein, with product MTTKTNPTAINPAAWLLIVWSAAFGGLSVIWASGGTWLVDKVSPGLQQMADDPVWWFILLLWGTAVVKFGYGVWALAITRPWGRVFPRWLLLFGGWTVGPLTLAYGSVQFALAYPVYIGKTEYPDAPDPETLWWYVFVWDPIWIVGGALTIAAVVTYQLQSRRKTEPEQ from the coding sequence GTGACAACCAAAACGAACCCCACCGCGATCAACCCGGCCGCGTGGCTACTCATCGTGTGGTCGGCAGCGTTCGGTGGACTCAGCGTTATCTGGGCCTCCGGCGGAACCTGGCTAGTGGATAAAGTATCCCCCGGACTACAGCAAATGGCGGACGACCCCGTCTGGTGGTTCATCCTCCTTCTGTGGGGCACAGCGGTAGTCAAGTTCGGATACGGAGTCTGGGCGCTCGCGATCACGAGGCCCTGGGGACGAGTCTTCCCGCGTTGGCTTCTTCTGTTCGGCGGTTGGACGGTCGGCCCACTGACGCTGGCCTATGGTTCTGTGCAGTTCGCACTGGCCTATCCCGTCTATATCGGTAAAACGGAATATCCGGACGCCCCTGACCCCGAGACGCTCTGGTGGTATGTCTTCGTCTGGGACCCGATTTGGATTGTCGGAGGTGCGTTGACGATCGCCGCGGTTGTCACCTATCAACTTCAGAGCCGCCGGAAAACCGAGCCCGAACAATAA
- a CDS encoding mechanosensitive ion channel family protein — protein sequence MPTIEPWMWIVVVAIGSAVVVSLLRLIIKWLLHRHHSETRSLVIAKALRPAQVLAATGGVQILLAVQKHKEGWGYSLADDGTAEGWNPRLANILLFVTVACGAWLISNLLSVMRAPVQRRWGSLQQGDINGRKRRTQITVVYRLLSSAIWLVAAGIILMNVESLKVLGTSLLAGAGLAGVVAALAAQTMLSNVFAGLSLAFGDALRLQDVVVIQGEWGTVEEITLSYVVVRIWDERRLVLPSQHFKENSYVNWTRNNPQVLGTIRMDVDWRLPVDDARVELRRFLEDNPKWDGRKCGIIVLHSVGPYMQLRILVSADSPSNQWDLRCETREHIIRWIVEEHPTCIPRMHINTYETSGDYWMGDEAPALEVPAARGSGRAQEIDASASNDFR from the coding sequence ATGCCCACGATAGAACCTTGGATGTGGATTGTCGTCGTCGCAATCGGTTCCGCCGTTGTGGTCAGCCTGCTTCGGTTGATCATCAAGTGGCTTTTGCACCGACACCACTCGGAAACTCGGTCCCTGGTGATCGCCAAGGCGCTTCGTCCTGCCCAGGTCCTGGCGGCCACCGGCGGTGTCCAGATCCTCCTGGCGGTGCAGAAACACAAGGAAGGCTGGGGCTACTCCCTGGCCGACGACGGTACCGCCGAAGGATGGAATCCCCGACTGGCGAACATCCTCCTGTTCGTCACCGTCGCCTGTGGTGCCTGGCTTATCTCCAATCTCCTCTCGGTCATGCGTGCCCCCGTACAGCGCCGTTGGGGTTCACTACAACAAGGTGACATCAACGGACGCAAGCGACGCACTCAGATCACCGTCGTATACCGCCTGCTGTCGTCGGCCATCTGGCTGGTAGCGGCCGGGATCATCCTGATGAACGTCGAATCCCTGAAAGTTCTGGGAACGTCGCTGCTGGCCGGTGCCGGTCTTGCCGGTGTCGTCGCCGCGCTGGCGGCCCAGACGATGCTGTCGAACGTCTTCGCGGGCCTCTCACTGGCCTTCGGCGACGCGTTGCGGCTCCAAGACGTCGTGGTCATCCAAGGTGAATGGGGAACGGTCGAGGAGATCACGCTGTCATACGTCGTCGTCCGGATCTGGGACGAACGCCGCCTCGTGCTTCCCAGCCAACACTTCAAAGAAAACAGCTACGTCAACTGGACACGCAACAATCCCCAGGTTCTGGGAACCATCCGGATGGACGTGGACTGGCGCCTGCCGGTGGACGACGCCCGAGTCGAACTGCGCCGATTCCTGGAGGACAACCCTAAGTGGGACGGACGAAAATGCGGCATCATCGTCCTACACTCGGTCGGCCCGTACATGCAGCTGCGGATCCTGGTGTCGGCCGACAGCCCCTCCAACCAATGGGACCTGCGCTGCGAGACACGCGAACACATCATTCGTTGGATCGTCGAAGAGCACCCGACGTGTATTCCCCGCATGCACATCAACACCTACGAGACCAGCGGAGACTACTGGATGGGCGACGAGGCCCCGGCTCTGGAAGTACCCGCCGCGCGCGGATCCGGCCGAGCGCAAGAGATCGACGCCAGCGCCTCTAACGATTTTAGGTGA
- the glmS gene encoding glutamine--fructose-6-phosphate transaminase (isomerizing): MCGIIGYTGPKDALSIALEGLRRLEYRGYDSAGIAATGPTGIDVWKKSGKLVNLEAELEASDRGAATPTAAIGHTRWATHGVPSDDNAHPHTSQDGRISLVHNGIIENFSQLRSELTNTGVEFNSQTDTEVAAHLLGLEYAKDGDLTAAMRRLCQRLEGAFTFLAVAADQPEVIVGARRNSPLVAGVADGEYFLASDVAAFISHTSEAVELGQDQIVTISPEGIALHDLDGAAVDGKPYSVDWDINAAEKDGYDTFMMKEIHQQPTAVADTLRGRIDQHGHIALDEVRLSEQEFRDINKVFIIACGTSYHAGLVTKYALEHWTRIPCEVELASEFRYRDPVLDRSTLVVAISQSGETMDTLMAVRHARTQNARILSISNTVGSSIPRESDAVVYTRAGIEVAVASTKAFLTQAAACYVVALHIAQRRGVMYSDEVAAVVESLKAMPDKIESVVGNGESIRNLAQHIAAHQRVLFIGRHVGYPVALEGALKLKELAYIHAEGFAAGELKHGPISLIESGTPVVALVPSPAGRSVLHDKMISNMQEVKARGAQLIAIAEEGDDVTASHADHTVYVPQAPTLLAPILTAIPLQYLAVEYAGALGHDIDQPRNLAKSVTVE; encoded by the coding sequence ATGTGCGGAATCATCGGTTACACGGGTCCCAAGGACGCTCTGTCCATCGCGCTGGAGGGATTGCGTCGTCTGGAATATCGCGGCTACGACTCGGCGGGCATCGCCGCGACCGGTCCGACGGGGATCGACGTGTGGAAGAAGTCCGGCAAATTGGTTAATTTGGAGGCGGAATTGGAGGCCTCCGATCGGGGAGCGGCAACACCGACGGCCGCGATCGGTCACACCCGGTGGGCCACGCACGGAGTCCCCTCCGACGACAATGCCCACCCGCACACGTCGCAGGACGGCCGCATCAGTTTGGTTCACAATGGAATCATTGAGAATTTCAGTCAGCTGCGCAGCGAATTGACCAACACCGGGGTCGAATTCAACTCGCAGACCGACACCGAGGTGGCCGCACACCTGTTGGGATTGGAATACGCCAAGGACGGTGACCTCACCGCCGCCATGCGCCGCCTCTGTCAACGGCTGGAAGGAGCGTTCACCTTCCTGGCGGTGGCCGCCGACCAGCCCGAGGTGATCGTAGGGGCGCGGCGTAATTCGCCGCTCGTCGCCGGGGTCGCCGACGGGGAGTACTTCCTTGCCTCCGACGTCGCCGCCTTCATTTCGCACACGTCCGAGGCGGTCGAATTGGGTCAAGACCAGATCGTCACCATCTCCCCCGAGGGAATCGCCCTCCACGATCTCGATGGTGCCGCCGTGGACGGCAAGCCCTACTCGGTCGACTGGGACATCAACGCCGCCGAAAAGGACGGCTACGACACGTTCATGATGAAGGAGATCCACCAGCAACCCACCGCCGTAGCCGACACGCTGCGCGGTCGTATCGATCAGCACGGCCACATCGCACTCGATGAAGTACGTCTGTCCGAACAGGAATTCCGTGACATCAACAAGGTCTTCATCATCGCCTGCGGCACGTCGTATCACGCGGGACTGGTCACCAAGTACGCCTTGGAACACTGGACTCGCATTCCCTGTGAAGTGGAACTGGCCAGCGAATTCCGCTACCGCGACCCCGTTCTAGACCGCTCCACCCTGGTCGTGGCCATTTCGCAGTCGGGCGAGACGATGGATACGCTGATGGCCGTTCGTCACGCCCGCACCCAAAACGCTCGGATTCTGTCGATCAGCAATACGGTCGGCTCCAGCATTCCCCGTGAGTCCGACGCGGTCGTCTACACCCGGGCGGGCATCGAGGTCGCCGTGGCCTCGACCAAGGCCTTCCTCACTCAGGCCGCCGCGTGTTACGTGGTCGCGCTGCACATCGCGCAACGGCGCGGAGTCATGTACTCCGACGAAGTCGCCGCGGTCGTCGAGTCATTGAAGGCGATGCCCGACAAGATCGAATCGGTCGTCGGCAACGGCGAGAGCATACGCAATCTTGCCCAGCACATCGCCGCGCATCAGCGGGTGCTCTTCATCGGGCGTCACGTCGGCTATCCCGTCGCCCTGGAAGGTGCCCTGAAACTCAAGGAACTGGCCTACATCCATGCCGAAGGCTTCGCGGCCGGTGAACTCAAACACGGGCCGATTTCGCTTATTGAAAGCGGCACACCGGTAGTGGCACTGGTGCCGTCTCCGGCCGGTCGCTCGGTCCTGCACGATAAGATGATTTCCAATATGCAAGAAGTCAAAGCGCGTGGGGCGCAACTGATCGCGATTGCCGAAGAGGGAGACGACGTGACCGCCTCGCACGCCGACCACACCGTCTACGTACCACAGGCCCCGACCTTGTTGGCCCCCATCCTGACGGCCATACCCCTGCAATACCTGGCCGTGGAGTACGCCGGAGCCTTGGGGCACGACATTGACCAGCCACGCAACCTCGCCAAATCAGTCACAGTGGAATAG
- a CDS encoding PQQ-binding-like beta-propeller repeat protein, protein MSENASPSNGGRNDRARRAPVRPTPITTRNLAQSRQTDSEPPAANHSRITAYQLMRAIGMTALIAWVVILAFSTFTETVSGGTGGPGAVIGVVLAFLLVGTTISAAVAYQGARVILVGLLTALLAAGSGWLVYHSIPTAGPGSFITHREGIAMLAYAFGIVGSCLIVLAEFVVDGYGGARMPAERPTRIKVGAIALASVGITSIALIPAMHQWAEIANTEKQHNSSPTPASVGSMSEVDFLSADIDEYVSTPSGLLRIDDPDDGRTPQALTLINPETGDTHWYYRRWNWIMNPGPVFNADKTQVAMAGRRIDNADTYGVRALDMTTGSLRNEVVLDYDPGELTAYDSDTFVFADYSSPETTHLTAVDDRGQELWSRSLAQNCRGLDYALQKDTVVALADCAPAPDRRQAASYVFGIAADSGEQDWNYQVDPDRRVDETNFVTTATHVVLNARREVRVTDGPYSARRFGHQLEAVSIADGTLQWRLDEQHFGSTHTSACGGTLHLNNLEQHSAAMAAASDNNQADGDHATRDDQTIQIAECYNSPSGNTEMGVRVFEATTGSLVSKESLPMGLTPTDTELARGWVTALADGSTVVATDRSNNQNSPRCTLWQIRSGEAEHMDLSAEGAAPDWCHSARLRSNGGSVVVSYAGEDGTMRHMVVR, encoded by the coding sequence ATGTCCGAGAACGCCTCGCCCTCAAACGGCGGCCGCAACGACCGAGCCCGCCGCGCACCCGTACGGCCCACACCCATCACCACGCGCAACCTGGCCCAGAGTCGACAAACCGACTCCGAACCACCCGCCGCCAATCACAGTCGCATCACCGCCTACCAACTCATGCGGGCCATCGGCATGACCGCCCTCATCGCCTGGGTGGTCATCCTGGCGTTCTCCACCTTCACCGAAACGGTCAGCGGCGGCACCGGCGGACCCGGAGCCGTCATCGGCGTGGTTCTCGCCTTCCTCCTCGTAGGAACCACGATCTCGGCGGCCGTGGCGTACCAAGGGGCGCGCGTGATCCTCGTGGGACTCCTGACGGCCCTGCTGGCAGCCGGTTCCGGCTGGCTTGTGTACCACTCGATACCCACCGCGGGACCCGGATCGTTCATCACCCACCGGGAGGGCATCGCCATGCTGGCCTATGCCTTCGGAATCGTCGGCTCCTGCCTGATCGTGCTCGCGGAATTCGTGGTGGACGGCTACGGCGGTGCCCGGATGCCCGCCGAACGCCCCACCCGAATCAAAGTCGGAGCCATCGCCCTCGCCTCGGTCGGAATCACCTCCATCGCCCTCATCCCCGCCATGCACCAATGGGCCGAAATCGCCAACACCGAAAAACAGCACAACTCCAGTCCCACTCCGGCCTCGGTTGGATCGATGTCGGAGGTCGACTTCCTCTCCGCCGACATCGACGAATACGTCTCCACCCCCAGCGGCCTCCTCCGCATCGACGACCCCGACGACGGCCGTACCCCACAAGCCCTCACCCTCATCAACCCCGAGACCGGCGATACCCATTGGTACTACCGGCGCTGGAACTGGATCATGAACCCCGGGCCGGTGTTCAACGCCGACAAAACCCAGGTCGCCATGGCCGGACGTCGCATCGACAACGCCGACACGTACGGAGTCAGAGCCCTCGACATGACCACCGGCAGTCTGCGCAATGAAGTCGTGCTCGACTACGACCCCGGCGAACTCACCGCCTACGACTCCGACACCTTCGTATTCGCCGACTATTCCTCCCCCGAAACCACTCACCTCACCGCAGTGGACGACCGCGGTCAAGAACTATGGTCACGCAGCCTGGCCCAAAACTGCCGGGGACTGGACTACGCCCTACAAAAAGACACCGTCGTCGCACTGGCCGACTGCGCCCCGGCCCCCGACCGCCGCCAAGCCGCCTCATACGTCTTCGGTATCGCGGCCGACAGCGGCGAACAGGACTGGAATTACCAGGTCGACCCGGACCGCCGAGTCGACGAGACCAACTTCGTCACCACCGCCACCCACGTGGTCCTCAACGCTCGCCGCGAAGTCCGTGTCACCGACGGGCCCTACTCCGCACGCCGCTTCGGCCATCAGCTGGAGGCCGTCTCCATCGCCGACGGGACTCTGCAATGGCGCCTCGATGAACAGCACTTCGGCAGCACCCATACCTCCGCCTGCGGCGGTACCCTTCACCTCAACAACCTCGAACAGCACTCGGCGGCCATGGCGGCCGCCTCCGACAACAACCAAGCAGACGGCGACCACGCCACACGCGACGACCAGACGATACAGATCGCCGAGTGCTACAACAGCCCGTCGGGAAACACGGAGATGGGAGTGCGCGTCTTCGAAGCCACCACCGGCAGCCTCGTGTCGAAGGAAAGCCTGCCGATGGGGCTCACCCCCACCGACACGGAACTGGCGCGCGGATGGGTGACCGCGCTCGCCGACGGGAGCACGGTGGTCGCCACCGATCGGTCCAACAATCAGAACTCACCTCGGTGCACCCTGTGGCAGATCCGTTCCGGCGAGGCCGAACACATGGACTTGAGCGCGGAAGGTGCCGCACCGGACTGGTGCCACAGTGCCCGATTGCGGTCCAACGGAGGATCAGTCGTGGTCAGTTATGCGGGGGAGGACGGAACGATGCGGCACATGGTCGTCCGCTGA
- a CDS encoding glycosyltransferase family 2 protein gives MYLSILVPVFNEQHRLMRALKELLAVDFPCETEVVVVDDGSRDHSWALLQSLSDDERVVLRRHQGNRGKGAAIRTAAKAASGEYIVVYDADGEYEAADLVRLVRPVLHGKASVVYGSRSFGPHSAYSFWYVLGNKGITLAANMLFNSYLSDLETCYKLLPRRLYLDLTVVSQGFGMEAELTAKVLRSGIRPYEVPISYKARSRADGKKISWRDGVQAVWILGRERMRKPRVRRTRRVSNT, from the coding sequence GTGTATTTGTCCATTTTGGTGCCTGTATTCAATGAGCAGCACCGTCTGATGCGGGCACTGAAGGAATTGTTGGCGGTGGACTTCCCCTGCGAAACCGAGGTGGTGGTCGTCGATGACGGGTCGCGGGATCACAGTTGGGCGCTACTGCAGTCTCTGAGCGATGACGAACGGGTGGTGCTGCGGCGTCATCAGGGCAATCGCGGTAAGGGCGCGGCGATTCGCACGGCGGCGAAGGCGGCGTCGGGGGAGTACATAGTCGTATACGACGCCGACGGGGAGTATGAAGCCGCCGATCTGGTGCGCCTCGTACGGCCGGTACTGCACGGTAAGGCCTCGGTGGTCTACGGCTCGCGGTCGTTCGGCCCGCATTCGGCCTACAGTTTCTGGTACGTCTTGGGCAATAAGGGAATCACCCTGGCGGCCAACATGCTGTTCAACTCGTACCTCTCCGACCTGGAGACCTGTTATAAGCTGTTGCCGCGTCGGCTGTATCTGGATTTGACCGTCGTCTCCCAGGGGTTCGGCATGGAGGCCGAACTGACCGCGAAGGTATTGCGCAGCGGTATCCGCCCCTATGAAGTGCCGATATCCTATAAGGCGCGCAGTCGGGCGGACGGAAAGAAGATCTCGTGGCGCGACGGGGTCCAGGCCGTCTGGATTCTGGGGCGGGAGCGGATGCGGAAACCACGCGTACGGAGAACCCGTCGAGTGTCGAATACCTGA
- the dcd gene encoding dCTP deaminase, with product MLLSDGDIAEALKDGRLGLEPYEPELIQPSSIDVRLDRRFRVFNNQKYTHIDPAERQDDLTTEVTVESGEPFVLHPGEFVLASTVEVVSVSDSLAARLEGKSSLGRLGLLTHSTAGFIDPGFSGHVTLELSNVANLPMTLWPGMKIGQLCVFQLTTPAQYPYGSGASGSRYWGQRGPTPSKSWQNWKTWEI from the coding sequence GTGTTGTTGAGTGACGGAGACATTGCGGAGGCTTTGAAGGACGGACGACTCGGGCTGGAGCCGTACGAACCCGAACTGATTCAGCCGTCCAGTATCGACGTACGCCTCGATCGTCGCTTTCGGGTCTTCAACAATCAGAAGTACACCCACATCGACCCCGCCGAACGCCAAGACGACCTGACCACCGAGGTCACCGTGGAGTCCGGCGAACCGTTCGTGCTGCACCCCGGCGAGTTCGTCCTCGCCTCCACCGTCGAGGTGGTCTCGGTGTCGGACTCCTTGGCCGCACGGCTGGAAGGGAAATCCTCTCTGGGGCGCCTCGGCCTCCTCACCCACTCGACGGCCGGATTCATCGACCCCGGCTTTTCCGGTCACGTCACCCTGGAACTGTCGAACGTGGCGAACCTACCCATGACTCTGTGGCCCGGAATGAAGATCGGCCAGCTGTGCGTCTTCCAACTGACCACCCCGGCGCAATACCCCTACGGCTCGGGGGCGAGCGGATCGCGTTACTGGGGACAGCGGGGACCGACCCCGTCGAAATCGTGGCAGAACTGGAAAACCTGGGAGATTTGA